The proteins below are encoded in one region of Nitrospira sp.:
- a CDS encoding CBS domain-containing protein, whose protein sequence is MMQNQFSTPYQTDVPGTPAGGYHRVADIVATNSLQFKPEDNALDVAIEIVSTHAGGGPVVGTSAEFLGFVNEGDIIRALERGMDLKQSTARDIMNTSFIGVTEDTPLTSVADMFQMGFRILPVVQEGKVVRSITRHDLLRAKLGIGPSIEE, encoded by the coding sequence ATGATGCAAAACCAATTCTCAACGCCGTATCAAACCGATGTTCCGGGAACTCCCGCCGGAGGGTATCATCGCGTAGCGGATATCGTGGCGACCAATTCGCTGCAATTCAAACCCGAGGACAATGCCTTGGACGTCGCCATAGAGATCGTCTCGACACATGCCGGAGGGGGCCCGGTCGTAGGGACCAGTGCCGAGTTCTTGGGGTTTGTCAACGAAGGGGATATCATTCGGGCACTGGAGCGCGGAATGGATCTCAAACAGTCGACGGCCCGTGACATCATGAACACGAGTTTCATCGGTGTCACCGAAGACACTCCCCTGACCTCGGTTGCGGATATGTTTCAAATGGGGTTTAGAATCTTACCCGTCGTGCAAGAGGGAAAAGTCGTGCGTTCCATCACCCGCCACGATCTGCTCAGAGCCAAATTAGGGATCGGTCCAAGCATTGAGGAATAG